The stretch of DNA AGAAACCAGTcacaaaagttttatttttatcttaatGTCACACCATCGAGGATATACAGTAGATGCTTAATTCTTTATTTGACTCATCGACGGGACTCATTTGGACATTTGTTACATTCAGGTGTTTTAGCAGTTACAACAGACAGGTGTTTAAATACTTGTGTTATGaaaatttgtgaaaataataCTGTATCTGAATTCTGGTTTTGTATAAacttatatttatgttttgagtttttacaatgttttttctgtGTTCTACAAATAGTTAAGCCTTTGAAATTACTTTTAAGTAAAGTGAAATACAGAAGAAAGCAGTCTCTTGACATATATAAGTCAGCCATTTAATTAATACACTCAAGAGACCAAAATAACCGCAGTAATAACATCACCTTAATGTTGCATAATAACATACAGCATGCCAGTGGCTACAGTATAAATGACATCCACATACAGTACTCTGATGGATAGCATTGTGCAATGTATATTGGTCGTTATCATAATGTATAAATTGAaggaaaatgatttttttcattgatCAACTGTtgtaaatgaagaaataaaccaTTGTCAGATTGAACTGTGTGTTTGTTAAAATATGTTCCAAGAAGAGAATGAAAATGATGAATTATGTTCGGTTTATGAAATCATCATGTTCAAGGACAAAAACAATATTGTACCTTCACAGCATTTTATAACGTCTTAACGATGTTTCCTGCTTTTTGAACGAAAACTTATctgtaaattacatttctgtactAGACTATTTTTGATTTATTGAATGTTGGAGTTGCTCTTcagtacagaaaaaaaaaacacatttataataCGTGCAGAAATATTATCCGCAAGTGCTTTTCCAACAATTGTAAGGCTAGGCCACATATTTGACAACATTGTTACCATGTCTTTACACAAAGGTACATCGAAACAGCTCAGATGTCTATAGAGGTGCCACTGCGAGACGTCACTGTTTTGGAACCAATCAAAGCGCGTATTATACATTGTTCTCATTTCACTCTGATATAGGCCTGACTCATCGCCGCTCATCGTTTAATCAAAACCGTTGTGTTCAGAAAGATCACTGTAAAAAAGCCAATAAAGCAAAAAGCTAAATTCATACAAAATAACTGATTTACGTCATAGGCTACCACCATCGAGATATATAAAAAATGGAGACAGTTTCCGCTAACTGTCGGAAATATACTTTTAACATGGATTCTTATGGAAGCAGTTCGACGGCGCATGAAGCCAGTTCAGGGACGCCGCCATATTTGAAACTGGGCACCACCGCATGCGCTGTGGGGTTTCctttggcaccagagcatgcGCACTGGGCGCCTAAACAGGAAGGGATGAATGGGTGTTTTAAAAACCGAATGTCTTCTGTGctgcacagaaaaaaagagagtaATTGGCTCAGTGTGAAGAAGTTGTAGAATTTAAAGGTACTACCCAAAATACTATAATTTCGCCAGGGTAAATTCGTAGTTTTAATAGACTGCAATACCCCCGGCAATCACTGGGGTTTGCGAGCTTCTAGTGGAATGTGAATCGCTGGTCATCGCTGGAACCACGCTTAAATTATTTTCGATTATCAGTATTTTCGCACGCTAAATTCTTACTGGGTAAAACTAAGAAACtgtatatttccattttaattgcgTAAGATGTTGCTTAGCCGATAGCAGGTCATGACATTGGTAAATTATATTCCGAAAACGTTGTTAAATAATGTAACTGTGTCGAAAGTGCTGCTCGTAAACAGTGTATTGATTTACCTTACGACTGAGCTGTAACCTCATCATCCTACAAACGTTACTTCTACCGGCGCCCATGTATAGATATTGGATTTTCGCAACACAGTTTTCCAGTAGCACCGTTTGGTCCAGTTGGTTAGGAATCACGAGGTCGTTGAGGCGTCCGAGCAATCTGACCTGTCGGTTCTACGGGAGAATGGAGCGGGCGGTGGTGCGATGCGTTCCTTGCGAACCCAAGCTAACAATTGCATTTACCTTGGAAGGCAGTCATAAACACATGCTGCGGGACCAAACAGAAGAACTTGGCAAAGCATTGGGCAGAATTTCAAACTCCATCATTAAGGGCCAGGGCAAAGCGCGAAAGTCCAAGAAGAACAAAACCGAGCAGACGCAAGTCGTGGAACCGGTCGTGAGGTTATACTACAACGGCGACTTCGTAGCAGAGGATGCGCTGAATGCCGACGCCTGGCAAGACGGGGCAGTGTTGCACGTGGGGGACTGTAAGTACAAAGTTGAGAGGAACCCACCGAGCTTCACCTTCGCGGAGCTCCCTGCGTCCGTTCTGGCCGGTTTCCCCGTGTGCCCGAACCTGGCAATTGAGTTCGGGGAGCTGAAGCACTGTATTTTCAAGTGGTACCGAGAGAGCGATTCGGGGAATGAGGGGGGAGAGGACTGCTGGGACGAGGCAGGCGATGAGCGTGTGTTCACGCCGTCGAATTCTGATATTGGGCTAAAGTTGAAGCTGAGGTGTATTCCTGGAAATGGCACGAAATGCGGCGTGGCTAAAGAACTGGTCACTGCCGCAGTTGAAGCGGGACCAGGAACGTGCACCTTTGACAATCGGCATATGTACACCAGCAAAGTCACGGACGACTCGACTGTCAGAGTTGTGTGCTACAACATTTTAGCTGATGTTTATGCGCAAACTGATTTTTCAAAAACCACCCTGTATCCGTACTGCGCGCCGTATGCACTGGGACTCGACTACAGGCAGAACTTGATAAAGAAAGAGTTGGCCGGCTATAACGCTGACATAATTTGTCTCCAGGAAGTGGACAAGGGAGTTTTCAGTGACAGCCTGACGCCGGCCCTCGATGCTTTTGACATGGACGGTGTCTTCAGAATTAAAGAGAAACAGCACGAGGGCTTGGCGACCTTCTTCAGGAGGTCCAAATTTGAGTTGCTGAGCCAACATGACATAACGCTGAGGGAAGCTTTGATGTCAGATCCGATTCACAGTGAGCTGTTGGATAAAATATCTGCCAATCCAACCTTGAAGGAGAAGGTGATGCAAAGATCTACTGGCTTACAGGTATGTATAGTATTTTCTTGTGATTCAGCAGTCCTACTGTGGAAGGATACCTGGGTTTCCCTTTTAATTAGATTCTTTTTCAGACTGACAGCAGTAACCGACCACCCGTGGACCCATTTAATTCAATATTATCAACATTCCGACGCTTTTCCAATGTCATTTGCTTCATAATGCAATGCCATTAGAATGACAGTTGTAGGCTATTTTCTGATATTATACTATACATATACTATACATGTTTCACCTCTCTTCACGtgactgataataataatatagataatgatcatctctctt from Conger conger chromosome 14, fConCon1.1, whole genome shotgun sequence encodes:
- the pde12 gene encoding 2',5'-phosphodiesterase 12, producing MYRYWIFATQFSSSTVWSSWLGITRSLRRPSNLTCRFYGRMERAVVRCVPCEPKLTIAFTLEGSHKHMLRDQTEELGKALGRISNSIIKGQGKARKSKKNKTEQTQVVEPVVRLYYNGDFVAEDALNADAWQDGAVLHVGDCKYKVERNPPSFTFAELPASVLAGFPVCPNLAIEFGELKHCIFKWYRESDSGNEGGEDCWDEAGDERVFTPSNSDIGLKLKLRCIPGNGTKCGVAKELVTAAVEAGPGTCTFDNRHMYTSKVTDDSTVRVVCYNILADVYAQTDFSKTTLYPYCAPYALGLDYRQNLIKKELAGYNADIICLQEVDKGVFSDSLTPALDAFDMDGVFRIKEKQHEGLATFFRRSKFELLSQHDITLREALMSDPIHSELLDKISANPTLKEKVMQRSTGLQVSVLQSVKDPSKKLCVANTHLYWHPKGGHIRLLQAAVALRHLRRVTSEEHPGVPLLLSGDLNSTPSSGVFQLLSRGSVAEDQADWASSGPEELCPLELHCPFQLSSACREPAYTNYVGGFHGCLDYVLLEPRALRVEQVIPLPSHQEVTTHQALPSVAHPSDHIALVCDLRWV